A segment of the Psilocybe cubensis strain MGC-MH-2018 chromosome 5, whole genome shotgun sequence genome:
AGACTGGCCGCCACGCGACTTCACTTGCCGTCTCCGGTAAGCTTTAAATTATTCAACAGTGGCGCATTTTTTGAACACTTCGCCCCAAGCCTTCGACTCATCACGTCACCCATGTGTATCATACTGCAGACCCCATCGCAATGGGTACTTGTAATGGTATTTTATCTTCTTGCGCCTTAGGCGGATACGCTATGGAAACAGCGTAAGCGTTATCTCAGTCATAACAGTAAAACATCTAATGCACTCTCTGTTAGTTGTCATGTTGGGAAATCAATTGTATACGATACTGTGTCTAACTCATCATGGTCCGTTGATGTACGGACCCATGGTATTGTTACTGTGATAGATAAGGTCTTATCGGATCCCTGGCCACCAAGTGTAGAAATCGGAAGAGAGGTTCCCGAAGCTGCTGCGGAGGTAGACTGTGTGGTAtgtttctttccatatcaTCATCACGAAGAATGAGATTCAGACATTCTACATCAGGAGTGCTATAGTTGGGAGTTTGGTGATTTCCCGGCTTAGATGGCCTTGGAACACTTACTATTGTACTTATTCAATTATCATTAATTATCGTAGATGGGTCTTCAGACGCTTGCCATGTACTTTCGACACCCAATCATATACACGGGCAAACTATTTCTTGACAAGTAGTCGTCATAAAGGAAGACACGTTCAGGGCCTTTCAAAAAATTCAGGGTCAGTTTGATTCCATCAAAAGAGGACACACAAGACAacaacgcgtcgcgtcgcgtccacTTCTTGTAATTGACTCTCATGATCAATGAACCCGATAACCTCTCTGCCTGTCTATAGCTTCACAGACGCCACATTCGCCAGCTTTGACTAAGAGAACATCCCTCAATATACCTACTACCCACCAGGCCGAGAGGTCTTCCATCTATTTGTCTAATATCATTCAATGATTATACCCGTCACCCTCGCCTCCGCTTCCACGACTGCTGCGAACCCAAAGCTACCGCCGGGTCTAGTCAAGCTCTCGAACGATGAGATCGTGCTGATAGAGCTTCAAGGAGCGCTCGAGGTCGACCTGAGCGACCCGACCGAGCGGAATGGGAAACTGGTAGGAAAGCTCAAGATGGACGAAGCCACTGTGAGTACTACTGAGCAttgcttgtttttttgtttttttctccttctgtttcttctccttctttatTTCGTggaccttcttcttcttggtttTTTGATCATTGCATGTATGGCTTCTCCTCCCCCGTggttctttcttctttggcCAATATTTTGTGGTGCCACCCAGTGCTCGGTGATGCTATTTGGAGAGAACGATATGTTATGCCATGCAAAGCTACGAAGCTGGAACGTGGAAGACTCTCTCAGCGACACGTCGCCCACTCCCTCCGCGCAGCCTTTCTGTCCACACTTCCTTTCTTCGGTCCctattccatttccattttcaCTACATTCGATGCTGAGATCGTCTTCGTGGCTCCTTCCATCGCCTTTTCAGTTCTTCCTGCGTTTATTTAGGGTTCCGgtgtgaaaaaaaaaatcacataACCCCAAAGCCCAAAGCAGTAGATGGCGCACTGGTACTGAATACGAAAATCTCTCATTAGAATAAACCTACCCTTCTCATCGGCCATCACTTGCTCGAAGGCAAGATCGCTGCGCTGCCCAAACCATACGCCATTCTAGTCCGTTCGGGGggatcctcctcctcctccgcatccGTGAGAGGTACCACCACTGCCGCGAACACATCCAGCACCACCTCGACCGCACCTGGGAATGGGGATCGGCGCATGCCCAAACGCACTCCCGATCAAACTGACGCAGAGTCGCTAGACGACGATGCCGATGAGAGCATGGCCGTCGATGACGACAACAACGATAatgacgacaacgacaacaacgATCACGCCGTGTCGCTGGGAAATGCGGGTTCTGGGTCTGGCGCGGGCTGGAAGATCGCTGGGAtcgtgaagaagaagattatATTTTCGAAGCGGCCCATGCCCGTGATAAAAAGGAAGTAGGATGTTTTTGAATGAAAATATGGGGATTGCAAGTCATTCTAGGTCTCTTCCAGACCGTTGTGTTCTGCATGAGTATGTTTCTTGGGAAACTTGCAGTTCATAACTCGGGGGATGGGACCGGATTATACTTGGAGACGATGAGATGGTAATATTTTTCGACGTTGCAATCAAGGCTTGCGGGAACACGTTACAATGCGTATAAATATATTTCTTCTGTATCAAAAGATAATGGTACATGTATGAATTTCTCTGGGACTGCTAATCGTACACAAAAAAGTACACCTGTGCACATAGACACACAACGACAAAACGAAAAGGAAAGACCATAACACAGGGGAAACG
Coding sequences within it:
- a CDS encoding Chromosome transmission fidelity protein 8-like protein (Chromosome transmission fidelity protein 8 homolog); protein product: MIIPVTLASASTTAANPKLPPGLVKLSNDEIVLIELQGALEVDLSDPTERNGKLVGKLKMDEATNKPTLLIGHHLLEGKIAALPKPYAILVRSGGSSSSSASVRGTTTAANTSSTTSTAPGNGDRRMPKRTPDQTDAESLDDDADESMAVDDDNNDNDDNDNNDHAVSLGNAGSGSGAGWKIAGIVKKKIIFSKRPMPVIKRK